The genomic stretch ACGGGAAGCGGCAAGGTGAGACGGGTGGAGCTCGCGCGCATGATCAGCGCCGAAGAGTCGAGCCGCCGCCCATGACCTTCCCGCGGCCGTCGTGAAAACCAACCGCGAGGCCCCTCCCGCCGTCCCTCCGCTCGGAAAGAGCGCGGGGAGGGGGAGGGGTCTCGCCGCAAGCCATCCATACGAACGCGAGACATGAGCTCATACCCCCCGCGGGGACAGGCGCCGAACGGCGCTCCCGCCTACAACCCGGCGCCGCACGCGGCGCTGCTGATCGACTTCGACAACGTCACCATGGGCGTGCGCAGCGACCTCGGCAAGGAGCTGAAGACGCTGCTCAACTCCACCGTCTTCCAGAGCAAGGTGGCGGTGCGCCGCGCCTATGCGGACTGGCGGCGCTACCCCAACTACGTGGTGCCGCTCAGCGAGTCGAGCATCGACCTGATCTTTGCGCCGGCATACGGCACCAGCAAGAAGAACGCGACCGACCTGCGCATGGCGGTAGACGCGATCGAGCTGGCCTTCATGCGGCCCGAGATCGGCACCTTCATCCTGCTCACGGGCGACTCGGACTTCACCAGCTGCGTGGTGAAGCTCAAGGAGTACGGCAAGTACGTGATCGGCGTGGGGATGCGCGAGTCGTCTAGCGACCTGCTCATCCAGAACTGCGACGAGTACTACTCGTACCACGCGCTTTCGGGCCTCGCCCGCGTCGGGTCCAACGAGGGGATGAAGGAAGATCCGTGGCTGCTGGTGGGCAAGGCCGCGCGGCAGATGGCGCGCAACCGCGACGCCATGCGCACGGACCGCCTGAAGCAGGTGATGATCGACCTCGACCCCGGCTTCGACGAGAAGGCGCTGGGCTACGCGAAGTTCTCCAAGTTCGCGTCAGACGCGGCGCAGAAGGGGCTGATCCGGCTGCGGCGCGTGGAGAACGGCCAGTACGAGGTGGTGGTGGAGGACGACGGCGGCGACGAGCCGCGGGCCGACGAGATCCAGGCCGACTACCGCGACGGTGAGCGTGACGGCGAGCGCGACCGCGGCGGCGAGCGGGATCGTGACCGCGAGCGCGGCCGCGGACGCGGCCGCGGACGGTTCGGGCGTGACCGCGAGCGCGGGCCGCGGCCCGAGGGCACGCTGCCCATGCCGTCGCCCATCGTGGCCGACGAGGCGCCGGAGACGCAGGACGCGCCGGACTTCGCCGCGGCTGCCGAGACGCACTACGAGCCCGCCGCCTACGAGCCGGCGGTGCAGACCCCCGAGCATGCCGAGGCCGAGGCCCCGTCGTTCGACGGCGGGCGCGGGCCCGAGGGCTCCGGGACGGAGGCGGACCGCCTTCAGGCGGCCTACGGGCTGCTGCAGCACGCGGTGCGCGGCATGGTGGGCGGCAAGATCGGGCAGACGGTGCGCGACGGCGACGTGAAGCGCCGCATGCTCGACATCGCCCCCGGCTTCGACGAGGGCGAGCTGGGCTTCAGCAAGTTCAGCCGTTTCCTCCGCCAGGCGCACGACGCCGAGGTCATCGACCTGCGCCGCCTGGGCGAGGGCAGCTACGAGGTGGCGCTGCCCGCCAGCGGCACGAAGCTCCCGGCCCCCGCCGCGCAGCCCGGTGCTGCCCGCACGGAGCAGATGCACCCGTCGGGCGACGGCGAGCAGGGCGCGCAGGAGCCGCAGGCCGAGGGCTCGCGCGGCGGTCGCCGCGGGCGTGGGCGCGGCCGCGGGCGCGGTGGCGACGACGCACCGCGCATCCTTCCCGGCCAGGCGTTCGGCGCCTCGTCCGATGACGGCGCGGATGCTGAAGCTCCCGCCGAGGCTCCGGCGCGCGAGGAAGCTGCGGCGCGTGCTGAAGCACCTGCGCGCACCGAGGCTCCGGCGCGTGAAGAGACTCCGCGGGTGGAGACTTCTCGCGCTGCCGAAACCGCCGTCGCGGCGGATTCGGGTGCCGCGGCGCGTCCGACGGGCATGGCCGGCCGCAGCGGCAAGCGCGGTGACCGCGGCAACCGCTTCGGCGGAGGTGACGGCCCGCCGCCGCTGCTTCCCGGGCAGGCGATCCCGTCGTCGCGCGTAGCGGCGGCCGAGGCCGCACCGCAGCAGCCCGAGACGCAGCCGCAGGCCGAGGCGCCCGCGGCCGAAGCACCCGCCGCGACGGAAGCGGCTCCGGCGGAGGAGGCTCCGCGGGGCCGTGGACGCGGTCGCGGGCGTGGCGGAAGGTCCGCCGCACCGGTGGCCGAGCCCGCAGCTCCGGCCGGGTTCGACGCGGGCCGCCTGGGCCTGCCGACCGACCGTGGCGAGATCGAGACGTACATCACCACTGCGTACCGCGGGATCGGGCGGAAGACGGCGGAGTCGCTCACGCAGGCGTTCGGCAACGACGTCTTCGCGGCGCTCCAGGAAGACCCGGACAGCGTTCGCAAGCTGATGGGCCGCCGCGCCGACGCCCTGATCGGCCAGTGGGCGGAGGACTACGACCGCCGCTCGGCAGATGCGGGCGCTGCCGCCGCGACGGAAGCGTCGGCGGCCGAATCGGCTCCGGCGGAGACGCCGCAGTCCGAGGCGCCGTCTGCCGAGGCCGCGCAGGCCGAAGCTTCGACCGAAGCGGCTCCGGCCGCGGCGGAAGAGCCGGCGGCGAGCGACGATGCGGAAGCGACGCCGGAGCAGGCGCCGGATTCGGACGAGGGCGAGGGCCCCCGCCGCAGCCGTTCGCGCGGACGCCGCGGCGGTCGCGGACGCGGTCGCGGCGGTGACGTGCCCGCGGGCGAGGCCGAGCCGATCGAGGCACCGGTCGCCGCGCCGGTGGTGGCGGAGCCGGAGCCCGAAGCCGCTCCGGCGGCCGAGGCGGAGACGGCTGAAGCGCCGGGCACCGACGAGGGCGGCGAGGCGGGAGATGCGGGCGAGGGTGCCCGCCGCTCGCGCGGACGCCGCGGCGGTCGCGGGCGTGGCCGGAAGGCCGGCGCGGACGAGGGCCCCGTTGCCGAGCCCGTCGCCGAGGCGCCGGTGGAAGCTCCCGCGCCGGAGCCGACGCCCGAGCCCACGCCGGAAGCGGCTCCCGCGGCGGAGGAGAAGCCTGCACCGCGCCGCCGCAGCCGCGCCGCTCCCAAGGCGGAGGCTGCACCGGCTCCCGAGCCGGAGCCCGCTCCTGCTCCCGCCCCCGAGGCCGTCGCCGAGACGGGCGAGGGCGATGACGGGCGTCCGCGGCGCCGCAGCCGGAGCCGCGGCAAGGGCAAGAAGGGCGACACGCCCGCGCCGGAGTGATGGCGCGGAATTCAGAGGGGAGCGCCGCGTCCGGGAAGGTCCGGGTGCGGCGCTCCGCCGTTCTGCCGGTGCCTGCGCCGCTGCCGCCCGGCTTCTGCGAGCGCCCCGCCGAGGTGGTCGCGCGCGAGCTTCTGGGCACGCTGCTCGTGTCGGAGATCGGCGGGCGGCGGTGCGTGGGCGAGATCGTGGAGACCGAGGCGTACGTGGGCCCGCACGACGAGGCGTCGCACGCGGCGGAGCGCTTCGGGCGGACTGCGCGCAACGAGGCGATGTTCGGCCCGCCCGGAACGGCGTACGTCTACCTGATCTACGGCATGCACTGGTGCGTGAACGTGGTCACCAACGCGGAGGGGTTCGGAGCCGCGGTGCTGCTGCGGGCGGCGCGGCCGGTCGAGGGCGTGGAGGTGGCGATGGAGCGCCGCCCTGGCCGCCCCGAGCGCGATCTGATGCGCGGGCCCGGCAACCTGTGCCGCGCGCTCGCTATCGACCGGGAGATGAACGGGCACCCGCTGGACGTGCCGCCGCTCTGGCTCGCCGTGGGCACGCCCGTGCCGGACGCAGACGTCGCCATCGGCCCGCGCATCGGCATCACGAAGGCGGCGGACTGGCCGCTTCGCTTCTGGCTTCGCGGCAGCCCGTGGGTGTCAAAGACATCGTGACGGTGCAGAGCGGAGGCATGTCTCGGACCACGAACCGGTTGGGCGCGGACACGTCCAACCGGTAGGGGCCGACCTGCGTGTCGGTCCATGGCCGGACATGCGAAATCGTGTCGGTCGATCCGAGACGTCGGCGCGCAGACAGACGACGGACGCGCGGGTCGCATCCGAAGGTGGCGAGATTCGCGCAATCTCTGCTTGGATCGTGCGGGGCGCGGCTGTTGCCGTGCCTTTCGCTTTATCCATGTGAAGATGTGCGGCGGGAGACTCGCGCGGCGTGATCCGTCAGCCGGCGCGGAGCACGCGAGGCTCACGACGGGGCGGGGAGACCCCGGACGGAGGCGGGCAGGCAGTATCGGCCCGCCGGAGGAGGAGGCTCCCCGACCCCGCGGAGGAGACGGGCGGCAGCAGTATCGCCGCCCGGCTCCGAAGCGGTACGACGCGACAGAGGCCGGAAACACGCACCAACAGAGCCGGGGCAGATGACGGACGCGGACAACCTGATGGACTTCGCCTCGCGGCTGGCGGCGAGCGCGGGCCGGATCACGCTGGAGCACTTCGGGCGCGCGGACGTGCAGCTCAAGGGCGACGGCAGCGAGGTGACGGCGGCGGACCTGGCGGCCGAGGCG from Longimicrobiaceae bacterium encodes the following:
- a CDS encoding NYN domain-containing protein → MSSYPPRGQAPNGAPAYNPAPHAALLIDFDNVTMGVRSDLGKELKTLLNSTVFQSKVAVRRAYADWRRYPNYVVPLSESSIDLIFAPAYGTSKKNATDLRMAVDAIELAFMRPEIGTFILLTGDSDFTSCVVKLKEYGKYVIGVGMRESSSDLLIQNCDEYYSYHALSGLARVGSNEGMKEDPWLLVGKAARQMARNRDAMRTDRLKQVMIDLDPGFDEKALGYAKFSKFASDAAQKGLIRLRRVENGQYEVVVEDDGGDEPRADEIQADYRDGERDGERDRGGERDRDRERGRGRGRGRFGRDRERGPRPEGTLPMPSPIVADEAPETQDAPDFAAAAETHYEPAAYEPAVQTPEHAEAEAPSFDGGRGPEGSGTEADRLQAAYGLLQHAVRGMVGGKIGQTVRDGDVKRRMLDIAPGFDEGELGFSKFSRFLRQAHDAEVIDLRRLGEGSYEVALPASGTKLPAPAAQPGAARTEQMHPSGDGEQGAQEPQAEGSRGGRRGRGRGRGRGGDDAPRILPGQAFGASSDDGADAEAPAEAPAREEAAARAEAPARTEAPAREETPRVETSRAAETAVAADSGAAARPTGMAGRSGKRGDRGNRFGGGDGPPPLLPGQAIPSSRVAAAEAAPQQPETQPQAEAPAAEAPAATEAAPAEEAPRGRGRGRGRGGRSAAPVAEPAAPAGFDAGRLGLPTDRGEIETYITTAYRGIGRKTAESLTQAFGNDVFAALQEDPDSVRKLMGRRADALIGQWAEDYDRRSADAGAAAATEASAAESAPAETPQSEAPSAEAAQAEASTEAAPAAAEEPAASDDAEATPEQAPDSDEGEGPRRSRSRGRRGGRGRGRGGDVPAGEAEPIEAPVAAPVVAEPEPEAAPAAEAETAEAPGTDEGGEAGDAGEGARRSRGRRGGRGRGRKAGADEGPVAEPVAEAPVEAPAPEPTPEPTPEAAPAAEEKPAPRRRSRAAPKAEAAPAPEPEPAPAPAPEAVAETGEGDDGRPRRRSRSRGKGKKGDTPAPE
- a CDS encoding DNA-3-methyladenine glycosylase, whose protein sequence is MRRSAVLPVPAPLPPGFCERPAEVVARELLGTLLVSEIGGRRCVGEIVETEAYVGPHDEASHAAERFGRTARNEAMFGPPGTAYVYLIYGMHWCVNVVTNAEGFGAAVLLRAARPVEGVEVAMERRPGRPERDLMRGPGNLCRALAIDREMNGHPLDVPPLWLAVGTPVPDADVAIGPRIGITKAADWPLRFWLRGSPWVSKTS